One genomic window of Methanosalsum zhilinae DSM 4017 includes the following:
- a CDS encoding ATP-grasp domain-containing protein — MKGWILYKESQDSLKAEHYEINRFLEAAEKKGIDVKVVRPEQFELIVTRDGRNSVLLDGKVVMLPDFLLPRMGAGTTYFALAVIRHLERLGVYTVNSSNSIDTVKDKLYSQQILAEKSIPVPKTMLVKYPVDVELVKEQLGFPLVVKTVSGSQGSGVFLSENKSNFTDLMELIQATKSNINIILQEFIGCSRGRDLRVFTIGGRAVACIERSAKDDSFKANFSRGGTVREFRITPEIEWLANETAKIFGLEIAGIDLLFDGDHFKVCEANSSPGFEGIEQCCNIDIASEIYNFIRIRLGRFDEI; from the coding sequence AGCTGCAGAAAAGAAAGGAATTGATGTAAAGGTTGTTAGACCTGAACAGTTTGAGCTGATTGTGACAAGGGATGGAAGAAACAGCGTACTCCTTGATGGAAAAGTAGTAATGCTTCCAGATTTTCTGTTACCCAGAATGGGAGCCGGGACAACATATTTTGCACTGGCTGTTATTCGACACCTTGAACGATTGGGGGTCTATACAGTTAATTCTTCAAACAGTATTGATACTGTAAAGGATAAGCTATACTCTCAGCAGATTCTGGCAGAAAAGAGCATTCCAGTACCAAAAACAATGCTTGTTAAATATCCTGTTGATGTTGAACTTGTTAAAGAGCAGCTGGGATTTCCACTTGTGGTCAAAACTGTATCCGGATCCCAGGGAAGTGGAGTATTTTTATCAGAGAATAAATCAAATTTCACAGACCTTATGGAATTGATCCAGGCAACAAAAAGCAATATAAATATAATTCTTCAGGAATTTATAGGTTGCAGCAGGGGGAGGGATCTTCGCGTATTTACGATTGGAGGACGTGCTGTAGCATGTATTGAAAGATCTGCAAAAGATGATAGTTTCAAGGCAAACTTTTCAAGAGGTGGAACAGTCAGAGAATTCAGGATCACACCTGAAATTGAGTGGCTTGCTAACGAAACAGCAAAGATATTCGGGCTGGAGATAGCAGGAATAGACCTTCTCTTTGATGGAGATCACTTCAAGGTCTGTGAAGCTAATTCTTCACCTGGATTTGAAGGGATTGAACAATGCTGCAATATAGATATTGCCAGTGAGATCTATAATTTCATAAGGATCAGACTGGGTAGGTTTGATGAGATCTGA
- a CDS encoding succinylglutamate desuccinylase/aspartoacylase family protein: MGKNNQGLVIGNTEIKPGERKVVELSKAGIYSQTPIRIPVHVIRGKKDGPRLFVLAGIHGDEINGIEIIRRLLRSSRFKKMRGTLIAVPIVNIYGFIFLSRYLPDRRDLNRSFPGSEKGSLAARLANLLMTEVVSKCTHGIDLHTGAIHRSNLPHVRANLDRETTEKMAKAFNLPLILDTKSIDGSLRQACDDSNISMLLYEGGEALRFDEVSIRAGVKGIRNVMHYLGMLPTPARKKSSSIIPRIGRSSKWVRAPNSGIFYPLKKLGDQTNKGESTGVIVNPFGNEESPIVSSTTGIIIGRNNLPMVNEGDALFHIVSFKDVDSISANIEVLEDMGPFITGPLFDIQNNK; encoded by the coding sequence ATGGGAAAGAACAATCAAGGTCTTGTTATTGGTAATACTGAAATAAAACCAGGTGAGCGCAAAGTAGTGGAATTGTCAAAAGCAGGTATATATTCCCAGACCCCTATAAGGATCCCTGTCCATGTTATACGTGGAAAAAAGGATGGTCCTCGTCTTTTTGTTCTTGCAGGGATACACGGAGATGAAATCAATGGTATTGAAATTATCAGACGCCTGTTAAGGTCATCCAGATTTAAGAAAATGAGGGGTACTCTGATAGCTGTTCCTATTGTAAACATTTATGGTTTTATTTTCCTGTCCCGCTATCTTCCAGACAGGCGTGACCTTAATCGGTCTTTTCCTGGTTCAGAGAAGGGGTCTCTTGCTGCAAGACTTGCAAATTTACTTATGACTGAAGTGGTCAGCAAGTGTACTCATGGTATTGATTTACATACCGGGGCAATTCATAGAAGTAATCTCCCGCATGTAAGGGCAAATCTTGATAGAGAAACAACCGAAAAGATGGCAAAAGCATTTAACCTGCCGTTAATACTGGATACAAAATCAATCGATGGATCACTCAGACAGGCATGTGACGATTCAAATATTTCAATGCTGCTGTACGAAGGGGGAGAAGCTCTAAGATTTGATGAGGTCTCAATCCGTGCAGGTGTGAAGGGTATAAGAAACGTAATGCATTATCTGGGAATGCTACCAACTCCTGCAAGAAAAAAATCCAGCAGTATCATACCCCGAATAGGCAGGTCCAGTAAATGGGTGCGTGCTCCAAACAGTGGAATTTTTTATCCGTTAAAAAAGCTTGGAGATCAGACTAACAAGGGAGAATCTACAGGAGTTATTGTAAATCCTTTTGGAAATGAAGAATCCCCTATAGTATCCTCAACTACAGGAATTATTATTGGAAGAAATAATCTTCCAATGGTAAATGAAGGAGATGCACTGTTTCACATAGTAAGTTTTAAGGATGTCGATTCTATCTCTGCTAATATTGAAGTACTGGAGGATATGGGTCCTTTTATTACAGGTCCTTTATTTGATATTCAAAACAATAAATAA